Proteins encoded in a region of the Prunus persica cultivar Lovell chromosome G4, Prunus_persica_NCBIv2, whole genome shotgun sequence genome:
- the LOC18781403 gene encoding stem-specific protein TSJT1, with the protein MLAIFHKACAHPPEELNSPASHNGSKKPKLPEETLTEFLNHHPHNSFSMGFGRAAVLAYVKPDQPFYSQHQRLFCGFDDIYCLFLGSLNNLCLLNKQYGLTKNTNEAMFVIEAYRTLRDRGPYPADQVVKDLDGSFAFVVYDSKGGNVFAALGSDGGVQLYWGIAADGSVVISDELEVIKEGCAKSFAPFPKGCLFHSEGGLMSFEHPMNKMKPMPRIDSEGAMCGATFNVDKYTRVNSIPRVGSEANWTEWASH; encoded by the exons atgtTGGCTATTTTCCACAAGGCTTGTGCTCACCCACCAGAGGAGCTAAACAGTCCTGCTTCTCACAATGGAAGCAAGAAGCCTAAGCTCCCAGAAGAGACTCTCACGGAGTTCCTCAACCACCATCCTCACAACTCCTTCTCCATGGGCTTTGGCCGTGCTGCAGTGCTTGCTTATGTCAAGCCAGACCAACCCTTTTACTCCCAACACCAGAG GTTGTTCTGTGGTTTTGATGATATATACTGCCTGTTCTTGGGGAGCTTGAACAATCTGTGTTTGCTAAACAAGCAGTATGGTCTAACAAAAAATACCAATGAGGCCATGTTTGTGATTGAAGCTTATAGGACCCTTCGTGACAGGGGTCCCTACCCAGCTGATCAGGTTGTGAAGGATCTTGATGGAagctttgcttttgttgtcTATGACAGCAAGGGTGGAAATGTCTTTGCTGCACTG GGTTCTGATGGTGGAGTGCAGCTTTACTGGGGAATTGCAGCTGATGGATCTGTTGTAATTTCTGATGAATTAGAGGTCATAAAAGAGGGGTGTGCTAAATCATTTGCTCCCTTCCCAAAAG GATGCTTGTTTCATAGTGAGGGAGGATTGATGAGCTTTGAGCATCCAATGAACAAGATGAAGCCAATGCCAAGGATAGACAGTGAAGGGGCCATGTGTGGGGCCACCTTCAATGTAGATAAGTATACGAGGGTCAACAGCATTCCGAGGGTCGGAAGTGAAGCAAACTGGACTGAGTGGGCCTCC